From one Anabas testudineus chromosome 18, fAnaTes1.2, whole genome shotgun sequence genomic stretch:
- the LOC113157903 gene encoding cornifelin-like, with product MAIQQQPLQILSVSRGHGEWSTGLLDCCSDVDTCCRACWFFPCMQCETADKFGWCCCVPMLDECCVVSYLLRTSIRQRYNIPGSCCGDYCTVIWCYQCAWCQMHREVKIRTSEPTTIQVVASQLRNA from the exons ATGGCCATCCAACAACAGCCACTCCAGATCCTGTCAGTGAGCAGGGGCCACGGGGAATGGAGCACTGGTCTCCTCGATTGCTGCTCCGATGTGGACACCT GTTGTCGTGCTTGTTGGTTTTTCCCCTGCATGCAGTGTGAGACAGCTGATAAGTTTGGCTGGTGCTGCTGCGTCCCGATGCTGGATGAATGCTGTGTGGTGTCCTACTTACTTCGCACCTCCATTAGACAGCGCTACAACATTCCT GGCTCGTGTTGTGGCGACTACTGTACAGTCATTTGGTGCTATCAGTGTGCCTGGTGCCAGATGCATCGTGAGGTCAAAATCAGGACCAGTGAGCCGACCACCATACAGGTGGTTGCCTCACAGTTACGCAATGCATAG